The Pimelobacter simplex genomic sequence GGAGTTGCCGCGGCTGGCCGAGGCCGCCCGCCGAAGCAACGAGGTCGGTTTCCTGGGTGTCGATACCCGCGACGATGTCGAGCTGGCAGGCGCACTCCTCGAGGAGCTCGGTGTCACCTATCCCCAGGTCGTTGATGCAGAGGGCACCGTGCTCGAGGCAACACGAGTGCCCGGGCTCCCCGTGACTCTTGCCGTCGACGCAGAGGGTCGCGTCGTCGATCGCGTGATTGGCGAGGTGTCTGACAAGGAACTTGGTCGCTTGCTCGCCACGCTCGCCGACCGCGCAACGGCCGGCTGAGCTTGCATTGGATCGGGGCTGATTCGGTTGTTCGGCATGTCGTGGTGGCGACCCGTCTTGGCCGCGGCCGCCGGTCTCGGCGCGGCTTCGGCCGCGGCGCCGCTGGAGTGGCGGTGGATGGCCCCACTCGCGGTGGCCGGTCTCGTGTCAGCGGTACGCGCCGCGCGACTGCGAACTGGTGCGGCGGTGGGCCTGATCTTCGGCCTCACATACGTTCTCGCGCTGGCGTCCTGGATGCGGGTGATCGGAACTGATGCGTGGCTCCTCATCGGCTTCGCCGCGGCCGGCTACTACGCCGTCGCCGGGGCTGGGATCGCGGTGGTGGCGCGGCTGCGCTGTTGGCCGCTGTGGGTTGCGGCATGGTGGGTCACGGTCGAGACCGTCATGGCTGCGTGGCCGCTGGGGGGCTTCCCATGGACCCGGCTTGCGTGGACCACGATCGACACGCCCCTGTCGCGGTGGCTGCCCTGGATCGGGGCGTCCGGCGCCAGCTTCGTGGTCGCCCTCCTCGGGGCTCTCCTCG encodes the following:
- a CDS encoding TlpA family protein disulfide reductase, with product MVLSALTGCAASTDQPARADKDTLPVAVAGLKGCANLDGRPNSSSSEGLPRTTLPCLNESNAVDMAALRGPTIVNLWASWCSPCRKELPRLAEAARRSNEVGFLGVDTRDDVELAGALLEELGVTYPQVVDAEGTVLEATRVPGLPVTLAVDAEGRVVDRVIGEVSDKELGRLLATLADRATAG